The genomic DNA GATTGTCGAGGCCACGCCGGCCTTATCGGAGGAGCGTCTGGCCCAGGAAGTGGCCATACTCGTCGTTAAGGCAGACATCCGCGAGGAGATCGAGCGCCTGCGCGCACATGTTGCCATGGCGCGCGAGCTGTTGGCGGAGGGAGGTGCCATCGGCCGACGTTTCGACTTTCTCTGCCAGGAGCTCAATCGCGAGGCCAATACGCTGTGCTCAAAGTCTTCGGACGTGGCGCTGACTGCTATCGGCCTGGATCTGAAGGCGGCTGTCGACCGTCTGCGTGAGCAAGTGCAGAACGTGGAATGAGGAAACGCTCGTGAGCCCCAACCCGCACGTCACTCGTCGCGGCATGATGCTGATCCTGTCTTCGCCGTCCGGCGCTGGCAAGACGACCATATCGCGCCGCCTGCTGGAGGCTGATCCAGGTTTGTGGATGTCGGTGTCGGTGACCACCCGGCCCATGCGCCCCGGTGAGGTGCCCGGTGAGGACTATCGCTTCGTCAAGTCCGGTGAGTTTCAGGCCATGATCGATAACGGCGAGTTGCTCGAGTATGCGCGGGTATTCGATTACGATTACGGCACGCCGCAGGGCCCGGTTCTGCGCTCGCTGGAGCAGGGCCGCGACGTGCTGTTCGATATAGACTGGCAAGGCGCGCAGCAGCTCAGCGAGGGCATGGGTGATGACGTGGTCAAGGTCTTCATCCTGCCGCCGTCAACCAAGGAGCTGGAGCGCCGGCTAACCAATCGGGCGCAGGACAGCGTCGAGGTGGTGGCCAATCGCATGGCCAAGGCAGCGGCCGAGATGACCCATTGGGCGGAATACGACTACGTGGTGATCAACCACGACATCGACCAGGCCGTGGCACAGGTCATGGCAATCCTCACCGCCGCCCGACTGCGCCGCGACCGCTATGTAGATCTCAGCCGCTTCGTAAGCGAGCTTCAGGGCGAATAAGCGCGGGCCAAGGCGCAGAACTGGCAGACGCTCAAGGTCTCTGCCCGCGCCTCGCCGGCAATGCCCGCCTCTTCCAGCAGTGCCGCCGACTCACCCGTCAGTGCCTTGAGGCTGCTGCGCAGCATCTTGCGCCTTTGACCGAAAGCGGCGCGCGTCACGGCTTCGAGGCTGATGATGTTGGCCTCGGCGAGCGGCGTTCGCCGCGGCACCAGCTGGACCACGCTGGAGGTCACCTTGGGCGATGGCTTGAAGGCGCGGGCCGGCACGTCGAACAAACGCTGAACCTCGCAAAGCCATTGCGTCAGCACGCTGAGGCGTCCATAGCCGCGGCTGCCGGGCGCGGCGGTCAGGCGCGCGGCGACCTCCTTCTGAAACATCACCGTGAGGCTGGTAAAGGTGCCCGGCGATGTGGCGATGGCGTGTAACCAGCCGATTAGCAGCGCCGTTGCGATATTGTAGGGAAGGTTGGCGACAATGGCGCGCGGCGCTGCCACCAAGGTAGTGGTATCAAGCTTTAAGGCATCGCCCTCGATCACAGTCAGGCGTCCCGCCGCGGCCGCAACCAGGTCGGCGAGTGCGGTCACGGCGCGGCTGTCGCGCTCGACCGCCACGACCTCGCGTGCACCGTTGGCGAGTAGTGCCCGGGTCAAACCGCCGGGTCCCGGACCTATTTCGATGACGGCCATTTGCGAGATATCGCCTGCGGTGCGTGCGATGCGGTCGGTGAGATTGCCGTCGAGCAGAAAGTTCTGGCCCAGCGATTTCCGTGCTGCCAGACCGTGTTGCGCGATAACCTCGCGCAGTGGCGCCAGCCCCGAGATATCCAGCTTAGGATTAGTGGGCGTCGGCATGCTCCCGTAGCTCGACGAACGCTACCTGGCGCAGATTGCGGATCATACGTCGCTCCATCGTCGACAACCGCCTGGACGCGATTTGCTCGTATATGGCGTTGCTAAGATCGGTTTCCGTATCGAGATCCTTGCGTTCGCAAGCCATAAGGATGTGGATGCCGGCATCCGTGGTCTGCGGCGCGCTTGGCTCGCCGACCCGCAGTTCAGCGACAGCACTGCGCAGGACCTGCGGCAAATCGCCCAGGCGTACCCAGCCGATATCTCCGGAGAGGCTCGATTCGATGGTGGCGGCCCGCTCGCGCAAAGCGTCGCAGCCCGCCACACTGGCTGAGACCTCTGCTGCTTGTGCCAGACGGCTCGCTGCGGCGCCTTCCTTCTCTCCGGTCTCCGCCGGCAACAGAATCTGGCTAAGATAGATTTCCTCTTTACTGTTGTCCTCTTCCAGAACGCGCCGCTTGTCGCGTAGGTAAATAATATGAACCGCATCGAGCGTGCGAATCGGATCCGATATTTCGCCGACCGTCATGTTGGCCAGGGTGGTCTCGATCGCGGGTCGGCTTTGGCCCTCGCGCAGCCAGCCCATATCGCCTCCGGCGCGGGCCAGAGCGTTTTGGCTGAACTGGGCTGCCACGCCGCCGAAATCGGCACCGCTTCGCAGCTGCGCCACCAGGTCATTTGCCGTTGCCACCAGTGCTGCATCGGTGGTGCTCGGATCGAGGTAGAGGTCGATTTCTGAGAGTAGATATTCTGGCAGGCCCCTGCTGGCTTCGAGACGCTCGAGCTCGGCATTGATCTCGTCGTCGCTGACGTTGAGGGTCGGGCGCAGGCGCTGATTGACGAACTTGCCCCAGATAATCTGGGCTCGCACCTGGCTTTCCACGGCACTTACCGGAATGCCGACCCGCGCTAGATGTTCAGCCAGGCCACCGGGCGGCGCGCCGATATTGACGGCGATCTCCTCTACCGCGCGCTCGATCTCGGTGTCGCGCACGCGCACGCCCTGTCGTTCTGCTTCCTGAACCTGAAGGATCTCGTCGATGAGGTTGCGCAGAACCACGCGCACGAGCCGAGCGCGCATCTCAGGCGTGTCGGGCAGATTGGAGCTGTAGATTGCCATGGCGACCCGCGCCTCTAGATCGAAGGCAGAGACCACGTCCTCATTGACGATGGCGACAATGCGCATCAAATCCTGGGCGCGTACAGCCGTTATCGCTGCGATTAGTCCCAATGTTATCGTGGCAATATGCCAAAAGCGTCGTGTTCGAGCCGCCATCATTCTGCACTCCACCGAGAGGCAGCAAGCATAGGAACTGGGTCCGCTGGTCGCAATAAGCTCAACCCAGGTTGCGCAGGCGCACCATTACCGAGATGCTGGTCGAATTCGGGACGTCGAGCTGGTGCGTGAAACTGCGGTGGGCCTGCAGGGTCAGGGTGATGCATTCGTCCTCGTAGGCGAGGCCGACGCCGCTGGCGAGGCTGCCGCCGGGTGAGCTGAGCGCGCGCTGGTGGTGGGCCGTCAGGCGCCAGAATTTCTGAAAGCGATAGGCCGTCGAAAAATTGAGTTGCTCCACCGTGCTGGGCACACCCGACGTCGGCTGATGGCTTAGGTTGATATAGCTGAGATTCCCACGCAGCCACTCCGGCCCGGCTGACGCCGACAGTGAGTTGCGCTGAATGGAGAGATTGTCATTGTTGACTCGGAAGCGCAGACTGACATCCAGCCAGCGAGCAGGTGCCACGGTAAGGCGGCCGACATAGTCGGAGAAATGGTCGGCCAGGCCCGTGCCCGTTTCGAAGGTGTCGTCGTCGCGCGCGCGCCAAGTCTGGCCAATTAGCAACTCCGACCAGGCGCCACTATTGCCGTAATGGGCCATGCGAATCCCGGAATTTGCTCGCAGACCGCTCTCGATGCGGTCGAGCCCGGGATAGCGGTTGGCACTGAACAGGTTGGCGTCGTCGAATTCGAAGGACAGGCTATCCTCGTTCGGAATCTCGGTTGGATTGCCACCATTCGGCCCGATGATGAGCTGCAGGATGGGCTCGACGATCTGACGGCTCTCGGCGCCGTCACGCACCCAGGGCCAACGCATATTTGCTTCTGCCTGTGGCACCACGCGACCGGTGATGCCGTCCAGGCTGTCGCCTGTCGGGCGTACTGGGTTGGTCAACTCTGTCACCCGGTATACGTCTCCTCTTAATGACAGGCGCAATTTCGTAAGCAGGCCGGCGCTGCTGACCAGCGGCATCTGCCAGCCGGTCGTCAGCGAAAGGCGCTGGCTGTCCGCCCCTCTGGGCCTGCCGAGTACGCGCATGTTGCCGTTGAACATCCAGATGCCGTCGGGGCCGGCCTCGCTGCGCCAGGCATAGTCGAACAGCGGCAGCACCCAAGGCACGGTCTTTTCGTCGATACCAGGATCGAGATTCTGGAAATAATAGGCGTCCAAGTCCGCCCGCACGCGGCTCTCGCCGCCATGCAGGTACACGTTCTGTATCAGCGAGGGTTGGCCGCGGGCAAAACCATAGCGCGCCAGATAGGTTGCGTCCGTCGAGCGCGCGATATCGAAACCTGCTTTCCAATAGGGATTGAGAGCGAACTCGCCATAGGTATCGATGTGCCCGCGGCTGTGCGCGCTGGGTCGGTTGTCGCCGGGCAGCCGGTCGCCGCGGGTAATGCTGCTTGCCGCCTCGAAATAGCCGTTCTCGGTGGCTTGACGATACTCGCCGGTCAGTATCGCCCCTTCCTTGGAGGTGACGATCGGCGTGATAGTGGCATCGCGGTCGCCGGCGATGTTGAAAAAATAGGGCTGACCGTAAGTGAAGCCGAGGGTCGAGTTCCGGCTGAAGTTGGGAGGCAGGAAGCCGGTCTTGCGCTCGACCGTGGGGTCCGGGTGGCTGAAGAACGGCGTATAAAGCACGGGAACGCCAAACACTTCGAGGAAGGCGTCCTGATAAGAGATCGAGCGTTGTTTGCGGTCATGGGTCACGCGCAATGCCTTGACCTGCCACAACGGATCCTTGTCGGGATTGTCCTCGCAGAGGTTGCAGGGGCTGTAGACCGCATTGGCAAGCCGAGTGCGGCCGTCGGCGCTCATGCGCCCGCCGCTGGCGGCGAGCTTTGAGCCGTCGGCGAGCAGCATGGCGAGACCATGCACCGCACCGCTCTTCAGGTCGCCCGTAAGCTCCAGCCGATCGGCGAAGATGACCTCACCAGAGGGCTCGACCAGGGCAACGTTATCCGTGGCTGTCACCAGGTCGCGGCGCTTGTCGTAGGCAATTTGGTCGGCACGTAGCACCCGATCCCCACGGGCCAGCTCGACCGATCCCACCGCCGTGACGATTCCGCTCCGATCGTCGTAAACAACTTCGTCGGCGAGCATGAGTACGTCGTCGTCCGCGAACTGCGTCTTTGCCGTAGCGGCCAAGCCTGACCAGGCCCAGGCCAAGGCCGCTGCCGCCAGGATCCAATTCGCCAATCTCAAGGCACCGCCTCCACTATGCCGTCGCGCGTGCTCTAGGTTCCTCTGACATACAACAGCATGCCCGTGCCTGCCAGCACCGTGACGCCAGCCGGTGCCCAGGCCGCGAAAAGCATCGGAATGCTAGCCGACAGCCCAAGCGCGGTGACCACGTCGGAGAACACGTAAAGGACGAATCCCGTGAGCACGCCTGCCGCGATCGTCAGACCCGTGCCGCCGCGCCGCACGCTGCGTAGCGAGAAGGTAGCGCCAATCAGCACCATGCCGAGCAAGAGCAAGGGGCCGGCGAGAACGGAGTTCCAGTAAAGCCGGTGCTTGAGCGCGGAGAAGCCGGCGCGCTCAAGCAGGGCAACGAATCGCGGAATCTGCCAGAACGATAGGGTCTCCGGTGCTGAGAAGCTGTCCTGTATCTGGCTAATCGTCAGCTCAGTCGGAAAATTGAAAGTTGCGTGGCGTTCACCGAGTTGGTCCGGAGCCGTGATCAAGGTATCCGAGAGCGCCCAGTAGCCGTCCTCCAGCTTAGCCGTTGCGGCGTCGATGCGTTGGACGAAATGATCCTTGCCTTGGTAGCGAAAAATGATCACTTCGTGCAGCGTCAGCTCGGGTTGTGTGATGCGCTGGGCGTGGATCACCGCCTCGCCCTCGTCATCCGCTTGGCGCAGCCACAGTCCAGAGCTGGATACGGCAAGATTGGAGATGTTTCCGCGCAGAAACTTTCCGTCCAGCAGCTCATAGCGGAACAGCATAGCCGCCGCTAGCGGGTTGAAGATGACGACCATAAAAGTGCCGATGGCCAGCGCCAGCAGCAGCGCGGGTAGCAGCATTTGCCAGGTCGACACGCCGCTGGTGCGAATGATGGCCATCTCCTGACTACGCATGAGGTGGGTCAGGGTCAGCATCACGCCCATGAGCACAGAATAGGGTACGATACGCTGCGTCAGATAGGGAAGATGTAGCGCGGCCATGCGCACCACCACCACGAAGTCCGCATCGCTCTCGCTGGCGGCGCGGCGACTGAGTTCGACCAGGTCGAACAGGAAAATCAATGTTGCCAGGGTGAGGAAGGCGATGCCGATGCCGATCAGGAACTGGCGCACGAGGTAGGTCGACAGGGTCCAAGAGAGGAGCATTTTGTCACGCCATACCCGGCGACAGAAGCCGCGCTGCCAGGCGCCAGGGCCGCTCGCTGATCAGTGCCATGCCTGCCGCGGCGCCGACACTGACGATCAGCACGTAATAGCCGGCCGCCAGGCCAGGGTCGCCGACGATGGCGCTGCCGAGCCAGAAGGCTGCGCCCTGAAAGCTGAGTGCCACGCCGGCGGCGCCGAGGATGCGCAAGCCCCGGCCACCACGGCCGACCTCGCCGGGCAACAGCGCGGCGCAGCCGATCAACGCCAATACCACTGCATAGAGGGCGGTACCTAGGCGGCGGTGCGCCTCGGCATGGAACTCGCGAAGATGGCGTGGCTCAGCGCTTTCGCCAGGGTTGATCAGCTCGGGCAGAAAGCGCTCCTTCGCTTCGCGAAAGCGGCCCGGTACAAACCCAGGGGATTTGCCAAAATCGAACGCGTAGGAATCAAAATAAAGCATCGACAGCCGGCTATCCTCGGCATTGATCTGCTGGCGGCTGCCGTTGAGCAGCATGAACCGTGGGCCCGACGGGGTTGCCACCAGCATGCCGCGCTCGGCCAT from Alphaproteobacteria bacterium includes the following:
- the gmk gene encoding guanylate kinase; this translates as MMLILSSPSGAGKTTISRRLLEADPGLWMSVSVTTRPMRPGEVPGEDYRFVKSGEFQAMIDNGELLEYARVFDYDYGTPQGPVLRSLEQGRDVLFDIDWQGAQQLSEGMGDDVVKVFILPPSTKELERRLTNRAQDSVEVVANRMAKAAAEMTHWAEYDYVVINHDIDQAVAQVMAILTAARLRRDRYVDLSRFVSELQGE
- the rsmA gene encoding 16S rRNA (adenine(1518)-N(6)/adenine(1519)-N(6))-dimethyltransferase RsmA, yielding MPTPTNPKLDISGLAPLREVIAQHGLAARKSLGQNFLLDGNLTDRIARTAGDISQMAVIEIGPGPGGLTRALLANGAREVVAVERDSRAVTALADLVAAAAGRLTVIEGDALKLDTTTLVAAPRAIVANLPYNIATALLIGWLHAIATSPGTFTSLTVMFQKEVAARLTAAPGSRGYGRLSVLTQWLCEVQRLFDVPARAFKPSPKVTSSVVQLVPRRTPLAEANIISLEAVTRAAFGQRRKMLRSSLKALTGESAALLEEAGIAGEARAETLSVCQFCALARAYSP
- a CDS encoding peptidylprolyl isomerase, which gives rise to MMAARTRRFWHIATITLGLIAAITAVRAQDLMRIVAIVNEDVVSAFDLEARVAMAIYSSNLPDTPEMRARLVRVVLRNLIDEILQVQEAERQGVRVRDTEIERAVEEIAVNIGAPPGGLAEHLARVGIPVSAVESQVRAQIIWGKFVNQRLRPTLNVSDDEINAELERLEASRGLPEYLLSEIDLYLDPSTTDAALVATANDLVAQLRSGADFGGVAAQFSQNALARAGGDMGWLREGQSRPAIETTLANMTVGEISDPIRTLDAVHIIYLRDKRRVLEEDNSKEEIYLSQILLPAETGEKEGAAASRLAQAAEVSASVAGCDALRERAATIESSLSGDIGWVRLGDLPQVLRSAVAELRVGEPSAPQTTDAGIHILMACERKDLDTETDLSNAIYEQIASRRLSTMERRMIRNLRQVAFVELREHADAH
- the lptD gene encoding LPS assembly protein LptD; the protein is MRLANWILAAAALAWAWSGLAATAKTQFADDDVLMLADEVVYDDRSGIVTAVGSVELARGDRVLRADQIAYDKRRDLVTATDNVALVEPSGEVIFADRLELTGDLKSGAVHGLAMLLADGSKLAASGGRMSADGRTRLANAVYSPCNLCEDNPDKDPLWQVKALRVTHDRKQRSISYQDAFLEVFGVPVLYTPFFSHPDPTVERKTGFLPPNFSRNSTLGFTYGQPYFFNIAGDRDATITPIVTSKEGAILTGEYRQATENGYFEAASSITRGDRLPGDNRPSAHSRGHIDTYGEFALNPYWKAGFDIARSTDATYLARYGFARGQPSLIQNVYLHGGESRVRADLDAYYFQNLDPGIDEKTVPWVLPLFDYAWRSEAGPDGIWMFNGNMRVLGRPRGADSQRLSLTTGWQMPLVSSAGLLTKLRLSLRGDVYRVTELTNPVRPTGDSLDGITGRVVPQAEANMRWPWVRDGAESRQIVEPILQLIIGPNGGNPTEIPNEDSLSFEFDDANLFSANRYPGLDRIESGLRANSGIRMAHYGNSGAWSELLIGQTWRARDDDTFETGTGLADHFSDYVGRLTVAPARWLDVSLRFRVNNDNLSIQRNSLSASAGPEWLRGNLSYINLSHQPTSGVPSTVEQLNFSTAYRFQKFWRLTAHHQRALSSPGGSLASGVGLAYEDECITLTLQAHRSFTHQLDVPNSTSISVMVRLRNLG
- the lptG gene encoding LPS export ABC transporter permease LptG, whose amino-acid sequence is MLLSWTLSTYLVRQFLIGIGIAFLTLATLIFLFDLVELSRRAASESDADFVVVVRMAALHLPYLTQRIVPYSVLMGVMLTLTHLMRSQEMAIIRTSGVSTWQMLLPALLLALAIGTFMVVIFNPLAAAMLFRYELLDGKFLRGNISNLAVSSSGLWLRQADDEGEAVIHAQRITQPELTLHEVIIFRYQGKDHFVQRIDAATAKLEDGYWALSDTLITAPDQLGERHATFNFPTELTISQIQDSFSAPETLSFWQIPRFVALLERAGFSALKHRLYWNSVLAGPLLLLGMVLIGATFSLRSVRRGGTGLTIAAGVLTGFVLYVFSDVVTALGLSASIPMLFAAWAPAGVTVLAGTGMLLYVRGT
- the lptF gene encoding LPS export ABC transporter permease LptF; the protein is MHRHFRYILAQLMGPFLVVSLSLTGVIWLSQSLRFVDLIINKGLSIGLFLTLTLLLTPSVLGVILPIALFASVLYVYHRLLVDSEIVVLRAIGLSNWRLATPAVGLGLAVMLAVLVINLYLMPAGFRVFKDKQFEIRESYASVLLQEGVFNTPVEGLTIYVRGRESDGELSGILVHDERDPMEPSTVMAERGMLVATPSGPRFMLLNGSRQQINAEDSRLSMLYFDSYAFDFGKSPGFVPGRFREAKERFLPELINPGESAEPRHLREFHAEAHRRLGTALYAVVLALIGCAALLPGEVGRGGRGLRILGAAGVALSFQGAAFWLGSAIVGDPGLAAGYYVLIVSVGAAAGMALISERPWRLAARLLSPGMA